One segment of Abyssibacter profundi DNA contains the following:
- a CDS encoding UTRA domain-containing protein has protein sequence MRTGYREVKQALLARLRAGEWPAGTLMPGEVQLAKEFGCARVTVNRAIQELADEGIVLRRRRRGTEVLGDRARQARLTLHQARQQVESQGRHYGYRCLSQRKLNAGAGLARRLAVPQGSPLRALRCLHLANGRPFQLETRWISLSAVPEAAAQDYADQPPGEWLMRAKPLSEAEHRIQAAAARPPEAARLQIAPGAPVFVLKRRTWWRGEPVTWARLLHPGEDYELIVRDGY, from the coding sequence ATGAGGACCGGCTACCGCGAGGTCAAGCAGGCACTGCTGGCCCGGCTGCGCGCCGGGGAGTGGCCGGCAGGCACCCTGATGCCGGGCGAGGTGCAGCTGGCAAAGGAGTTCGGTTGTGCCCGGGTGACGGTCAACCGCGCCATTCAGGAGCTGGCGGATGAGGGCATTGTGCTTCGGCGGCGGCGACGCGGGACCGAAGTGCTGGGCGACCGGGCCCGCCAGGCTCGGCTCACCCTGCATCAGGCTCGCCAGCAGGTGGAGTCACAGGGCCGGCACTATGGCTATCGTTGTCTCAGCCAGCGCAAGCTGAACGCGGGTGCGGGACTGGCGCGGCGGCTAGCGGTTCCCCAGGGCAGCCCGCTGCGAGCGCTGCGTTGTCTGCACCTGGCCAATGGTCGGCCATTCCAGCTGGAAACCCGGTGGATCAGCCTGTCGGCGGTGCCCGAGGCGGCGGCGCAGGATTATGCTGACCAGCCCCCGGGGGAGTGGCTCATGCGGGCCAAGCCCCTGAGCGAAGCGGAACATCGAATCCAGGCGGCGGCCGCCCGTCCACCCGAAGCCGCCAGGCTGCAGATCGCGCCGGGCGCCCCGGTGTTCGTCCTGAAGCGGCGAACGTGGTGGCGGGGCGAGCCGGTGACCTGGGCGCGTTTGCTGCACCCCGGCGAGGATTACGAACTGATTGTTCGCGACGGTTACTAG
- a CDS encoding formimidoylglutamate deiminase, with the protein MSTVEYLHAEHALVEGVWRSRVRVGIDAAGRIASVDCDSPAQPDDQRLTQRVLLPAAANLHSHAFQRAMAGRTEQRHAQRDSFWSWRSQMYRFVERMTPEDLQAIAAYAYMEMLETGFAAVAEFHYLHHGPEGRPYDDPGCMSAAIIAAASEAGIGLTHLPVLYQRGGLADEPVTGGQRRFRSSLDGYAALIGQLQSRWREAPADAVLGVAPHSLRAVDANGLTLAAGLLPGAPVHLHIAEQTAEVEAVQAATGQRPVAYLLDRAEVDAGWCLVHATHLDDAELAGLARSGATVGLAPITEANLGDGLFRAAEAANRGQRWGVGSDSNVRIDLPGELRTLEYGQRLIERRRCVLADARRSTGRWLFDQACAGGAAALGRDCGRLAVGQWADLVTLDTGSIDLCATKGDGWLDAWLFGAARPVVAEVWSAGRPAVVAGRHRRRDALTAAYRQTLQRLTT; encoded by the coding sequence GTGTCCACAGTTGAGTATCTGCATGCGGAGCACGCCCTGGTCGAGGGTGTCTGGCGGTCACGGGTCCGGGTGGGTATCGATGCGGCCGGGCGGATTGCATCGGTCGATTGCGATAGCCCGGCGCAGCCGGACGATCAGCGCCTGACCCAGCGCGTACTGCTGCCCGCAGCTGCCAACCTGCACAGCCACGCATTCCAGCGGGCCATGGCGGGTCGCACCGAGCAACGCCATGCACAGCGCGATAGTTTCTGGAGCTGGCGCTCGCAGATGTACCGTTTTGTCGAGCGCATGACGCCTGAGGATTTGCAGGCCATTGCCGCTTACGCCTACATGGAAATGCTGGAAACCGGCTTTGCTGCAGTCGCCGAGTTCCACTATCTGCACCATGGCCCTGAGGGCCGGCCCTATGACGACCCGGGCTGCATGTCCGCCGCCATCATCGCGGCGGCCAGCGAGGCAGGCATCGGTCTCACCCACCTGCCGGTGCTGTACCAGCGCGGCGGTTTGGCGGACGAGCCAGTCACCGGCGGGCAACGCCGATTCCGCAGTTCGCTGGACGGCTATGCCGCACTGATCGGGCAGCTGCAATCTCGCTGGCGCGAGGCACCGGCCGACGCCGTGCTGGGCGTCGCCCCACACAGCCTGCGCGCCGTGGACGCGAACGGCCTGACACTGGCCGCCGGGCTACTCCCCGGCGCACCGGTCCACCTGCACATCGCCGAGCAGACGGCCGAGGTCGAGGCCGTGCAGGCCGCCACGGGCCAGCGGCCGGTTGCCTATTTGCTGGACCGGGCCGAGGTGGATGCAGGTTGGTGTCTGGTTCACGCCACACATCTGGATGATGCCGAGCTGGCCGGCCTGGCGCGCAGCGGTGCCACGGTGGGATTGGCGCCGATCACAGAGGCGAACCTGGGGGACGGCTTGTTTCGCGCCGCAGAGGCGGCGAACAGGGGGCAACGCTGGGGCGTAGGCAGTGATTCAAACGTTCGGATCGACCTACCGGGTGAGCTGCGCACCCTGGAATATGGTCAGCGACTGATCGAGCGCAGGCGCTGCGTATTGGCCGATGCCCGGCGCTCGACCGGTCGCTGGCTGTTTGATCAGGCCTGCGCCGGTGGGGCCGCAGCCCTGGGGCGCGATTGTGGGCGTCTGGCCGTTGGTCAATGGGCCGATCTCGTCACGCTGGATACCGGATCCATCGATCTTTGCGCCACGAAGGGAGACGGCTGGTTGGACGCCTGGCTGTTCGGCGCGGCCAGGCCCGTGGTTGCCGAGGTCTGGTCGGCGGGCCGGCCCGCGGTGGTGGCCGGTCGGCATCGCCGCCGTGACGCCCTCACGGCGGCGTATCGTCAAACCCTGCAACGGCTGACCACATGA
- the hutI gene encoding imidazolonepropionase, translated as MTAQLLTCARAVLPDDTVLANACVALAGDRIEWVGPGDALPARYANWPRQDLAGDLLTPALIDCHTHLVHGGHRAREFEQRLQGASYADIAQAGGGILGTVNATRAASVDALVEAALPRLDALMAEGVAVVEIKSGYGLDRDTELNMLRAATRLAEHRPVQVVRTFLGAHAIPPEYAGRADDYLDEVCLPTLNAAHDEGLVDMVDGFCEHIAFSVAQIERLFDRAQSLGLPIKLHAEQLSALGGASMAALRGARSVDHLEYLDPAQAQVLARQGTVAVLLPGAFYTLRETRKPPIAALREAGVDMAISTDCNPGSSPLSSLLLTMNMACTLFGLTPAEALAGVTRHAARALGLDAERGAIAPGQHADLLRWSVQSPAELSYRLGFNPLIERIQGTPA; from the coding sequence ATGACTGCACAGCTACTCACCTGCGCCCGGGCCGTTCTGCCGGATGACACCGTACTGGCCAACGCCTGCGTGGCGCTGGCTGGCGACCGCATTGAATGGGTGGGGCCCGGCGATGCACTGCCCGCCCGCTATGCCAACTGGCCGCGCCAGGATCTGGCTGGTGACCTGCTGACCCCTGCCCTGATCGACTGTCATACGCATCTGGTCCACGGCGGTCACCGCGCACGCGAGTTCGAGCAACGCCTCCAGGGCGCCAGCTACGCAGATATCGCCCAGGCGGGAGGCGGCATCCTCGGCACGGTCAATGCCACCCGCGCTGCATCCGTTGATGCCCTGGTCGAGGCCGCGTTGCCCCGGCTCGATGCGCTGATGGCGGAGGGTGTTGCCGTGGTTGAGATCAAGTCCGGCTATGGCCTGGACCGCGACACCGAACTGAACATGCTCCGTGCGGCCACCCGTCTGGCCGAGCATCGACCGGTGCAGGTGGTGCGGACGTTTCTCGGCGCCCACGCCATCCCACCGGAGTACGCCGGTCGGGCCGATGACTACCTGGACGAAGTCTGTCTGCCCACGCTCAACGCCGCCCATGATGAGGGGCTGGTCGACATGGTGGACGGGTTTTGCGAGCACATTGCATTTTCGGTCGCGCAGATCGAACGCCTGTTTGATCGCGCCCAGTCGCTGGGACTGCCGATCAAGCTGCACGCCGAGCAGCTGTCGGCCTTGGGCGGCGCGAGCATGGCGGCGCTGCGGGGCGCCCGTTCGGTGGACCATCTGGAATATCTCGACCCTGCGCAGGCCCAGGTGCTGGCCAGGCAAGGCACGGTCGCGGTGTTGCTCCCCGGCGCGTTTTACACCCTGCGCGAAACCCGCAAGCCACCCATTGCCGCCCTGCGCGAAGCCGGTGTCGACATGGCGATTTCCACCGATTGCAATCCCGGATCATCGCCGCTCAGCTCGCTACTGCTGACCATGAACATGGCCTGCACCCTGTTCGGGTTGACGCCCGCAGAGGCGCTGGCCGGTGTCACCCGGCATGCCGCCCGTGCGCTGGGACTGGATGCCGAACGTGGCGCCATTGCGCCCGGCCAGCATGCCGATTTACTGCGCTGGTCGGTGCAGTCACCCGCCGAGCTGAGCTATCGGCTGGGCTTCAACCCCCTGATCGAACGGATCCAAGGAACGCCGGCATGA
- the hutH gene encoding histidine ammonia-lyase, with translation MTVTLTPGAVTLDQLRRIADQPTPVQLDRSLRPAIEASAARVRAVAMGSEAVYGINTGFGKLASVRIGAGDTAQLQRNLILSHCAGVGEPLAAPVVRLIAVLKLASLGRGASGVRWAVIEQLEALLRADIVPIIPAQGSVGASGDLAPLAHLTAVMIGEGEAVYQGRRMTGADALAAAGLSPIALGPKEGLAMINGTQVSTALALTGWMRAWNLAATALVTGALSTDAAMGSSAPFRPEIHSLRGHPGQIDAATALRQLMADSGIRDSHVANDERVQDPYCLRCQPQVMGAIIDLLRQCARTLVIEANAATDNPLVLDDGSIVSGGNFHAEPVAFAADQIALALAETGSIAQRRIALLVDPALSFGLPPFLTPKPGLNSGLMIAEVTSAALMSENKQLAAPASVDSTPTSANQEDHVSMACHGARRLLRMADNLAGILGVEAVCAAQGVELRAPLTTSPVLQQVIAGIRQTVAPLAEDRHLSEDLEQAAELVRTGTLVEATGLGEVLHP, from the coding sequence ATGACCGTGACCCTGACACCCGGCGCGGTGACGCTCGATCAGCTGCGCCGCATCGCCGACCAGCCGACGCCCGTGCAGCTGGACCGGAGCCTACGGCCGGCGATCGAGGCCAGCGCGGCAAGAGTCCGCGCCGTGGCCATGGGGTCTGAGGCCGTTTACGGCATCAACACCGGGTTCGGCAAATTGGCCAGCGTGCGCATCGGCGCCGGTGATACCGCCCAGCTGCAACGCAATCTCATCCTGTCGCACTGCGCCGGGGTGGGTGAGCCGCTGGCAGCCCCCGTTGTCCGCCTGATTGCCGTCCTGAAACTGGCATCCCTGGGACGTGGCGCATCCGGCGTGCGCTGGGCGGTCATCGAGCAATTGGAGGCCCTGCTACGGGCCGATATCGTCCCGATCATCCCGGCCCAGGGTTCCGTTGGAGCATCCGGCGACCTGGCGCCGCTGGCCCACCTGACCGCCGTGATGATTGGCGAAGGCGAGGCTGTTTATCAGGGTCGGCGGATGACCGGCGCCGACGCACTGGCCGCAGCCGGACTCAGCCCCATCGCGCTGGGGCCCAAGGAAGGCCTGGCGATGATTAACGGCACCCAGGTGTCGACGGCGCTGGCGCTCACCGGCTGGATGCGGGCCTGGAATCTGGCCGCGACCGCACTGGTGACCGGTGCACTCTCCACCGATGCCGCCATGGGGTCGTCGGCCCCGTTTCGTCCGGAAATCCACAGCCTGCGGGGCCATCCCGGGCAGATTGATGCCGCCACGGCCCTGCGCCAGCTCATGGCCGATTCAGGGATTCGCGACAGCCACGTGGCCAATGACGAGCGCGTACAAGACCCCTACTGCCTGCGCTGCCAGCCCCAGGTCATGGGTGCAATCATCGACCTGCTGCGGCAATGCGCCCGGACCCTGGTCATCGAAGCCAATGCGGCCACCGACAATCCACTGGTGCTGGACGACGGCTCCATTGTCTCGGGGGGCAATTTCCACGCCGAGCCGGTGGCCTTTGCCGCCGACCAGATCGCCCTGGCGTTGGCCGAAACCGGTTCCATCGCCCAGCGCCGGATCGCCCTGCTGGTCGACCCGGCGCTCAGCTTCGGCCTGCCGCCGTTTCTGACACCCAAGCCGGGCCTGAACTCCGGACTGATGATCGCCGAGGTGACCTCTGCCGCGCTGATGTCGGAGAACAAGCAGCTGGCAGCTCCCGCCTCGGTGGATTCCACGCCCACCTCCGCCAACCAGGAAGACCACGTCTCCATGGCCTGTCATGGTGCCCGACGCCTGCTGCGCATGGCCGACAATCTGGCCGGCATTCTCGGGGTTGAAGCCGTTTGTGCGGCCCAGGGTGTGGAACTGCGCGCCCCGCTCACGACCAGCCCCGTGCTGCAGCAGGTCATCGCCGGTATCCGGCAGACCGTGGCGCCGCTTGCCGAAGACCGGCACCTGTCCGAAGACCTGGAGCAAGCCGCCGAGCTGGTGCGTACCGGCACCCTGGTGGAGGCCACCGGCCTGGGGGAGGTCCTGCACCCATGA
- the hutG gene encoding N-formylglutamate deformylase yields MTAPVVEIVEGDSPIILAAPHAGTWVPEPIRARLSPVGQALTDTDWHVDRLYRDLLPGATTVTARFHRYVIDANRDPGGQSLYPGQNTTGLVPEVDFDNQPIWRAGEAPDADEIQARVDRFHAPYHAALAAQIERVRARHGLALLYDCHSIRSQVPFLFDGLLPVFNIGTDDGRTCAPAIQSAATDICEHAAGFSMVVNGRFRGGWTTRHYGRPDAGVHAIQMELAQRAYLTSERPPFAFDPTVAAPLQTVLRDLLRALEAAAQELKP; encoded by the coding sequence ATGACCGCGCCCGTGGTCGAGATCGTCGAGGGCGACAGCCCGATCATCCTCGCGGCCCCCCATGCCGGCACCTGGGTGCCTGAGCCCATTCGCGCCCGGCTGAGCCCCGTCGGCCAGGCCTTGACCGACACCGACTGGCACGTGGACCGGCTTTATCGCGACCTGCTGCCCGGCGCCACCACCGTGACGGCGCGGTTTCATCGCTACGTGATCGACGCCAACCGCGACCCCGGCGGTCAGAGCCTTTATCCGGGCCAGAACACCACCGGCCTGGTTCCCGAGGTCGACTTCGACAATCAGCCCATCTGGCGCGCCGGAGAGGCGCCCGATGCAGATGAGATTCAGGCACGCGTCGATCGCTTCCATGCGCCATATCACGCCGCGCTGGCCGCTCAGATCGAACGGGTTCGTGCCCGCCACGGTCTGGCCCTGCTCTACGACTGCCACTCCATCCGATCTCAGGTGCCGTTTTTATTCGACGGCTTGCTGCCCGTGTTCAACATCGGCACCGACGACGGCCGGACCTGCGCGCCCGCGATCCAGTCAGCGGCGACCGACATCTGCGAGCACGCCGCGGGTTTTTCGATGGTGGTCAACGGCCGTTTCCGTGGTGGCTGGACAACCCGTCACTACGGCCGACCAGATGCCGGTGTGCATGCGATTCAGATGGAGCTGGCGCAGCGCGCTTACCTGACGTCAGAACGCCCACCATTTGCCTTCGACCCGACCGTCGCGGCGCCACTGCAAACCGTATTGCGCGATCTGCTGCGCGCACTCGAAGCCGCCGCCCAGGAGCTCAAACCATGA
- the hutU gene encoding urocanate hydratase yields MTGPRPIRAPRGTERSAKSWLTEAPLRMLMNNLDPEVAEQPDALVVYGGIGKAARTWADFDRIVDTLRRLEDDETLLVQSGKPVGVFRTHADAPRVLIANSNLVPHWANWQHFNALDRKGLMMYGQMTAGSWIYIGSQGIVQGTYETFVEAGRQHYDGDWTGRWILTAGLGGMGGAQPLAAVMAGACCLAIECDSDRIDFRLRTRYLDERAETLDEALAMIDRWTAAGEAKSVGLLGNAADLVPALLQRGIRPDLVTDQTSAHDPVNGYLPQGWTMEQWTTQRQENPAAVEAAARASMRVHVEAMAGFAKAGVPTVDYGNNIRQVALDQGFDDAFCFPGFVPAYIRPLFCRGIGPFRWAALSGDPEDIAKTDAKVRELLPDDTHLHRWLDMAAERIAFQGLPARICWVGLGDRHRIGLAFNEMVRNGELKAPVVIGRDHLDSGSVASPNRETEGMADGSDAVSDWPLLNALLNTASGATWVSLHHGGGVGMGFSQHSGVVICCDGTEAADRRIDRVLWNDPATGVMRHADAGYDIARECARTQGLDLPSLDQPG; encoded by the coding sequence ATGACCGGACCCCGCCCCATTCGCGCCCCCCGAGGCACCGAGCGCAGTGCGAAAAGCTGGCTGACCGAGGCCCCGCTGCGCATGTTGATGAACAACCTGGACCCGGAGGTCGCCGAGCAGCCGGATGCCCTGGTCGTCTACGGCGGCATCGGCAAGGCGGCACGAACCTGGGCCGACTTCGATCGCATCGTCGACACCCTGCGGCGGCTGGAGGACGACGAGACCCTGCTCGTCCAGTCGGGCAAGCCGGTGGGCGTGTTCCGTACGCACGCAGATGCCCCCCGGGTGCTGATTGCCAACTCGAACCTCGTGCCCCACTGGGCTAACTGGCAACACTTCAACGCGCTCGATCGCAAAGGCCTGATGATGTACGGCCAGATGACGGCCGGCTCGTGGATCTACATCGGCTCGCAGGGCATCGTGCAGGGCACCTACGAAACCTTTGTCGAAGCCGGGCGCCAGCACTACGACGGCGACTGGACCGGGCGCTGGATTCTCACGGCGGGTCTGGGCGGCATGGGTGGAGCCCAACCGCTGGCTGCGGTGATGGCCGGGGCCTGCTGTCTGGCCATTGAGTGCGATTCCGACCGCATCGATTTTCGGCTGCGAACGCGCTACCTGGATGAGCGCGCCGAAACGCTGGACGAAGCGCTGGCCATGATTGATCGCTGGACGGCCGCCGGCGAGGCCAAGTCGGTTGGCCTGCTCGGCAATGCCGCCGACTTGGTGCCCGCGCTGCTCCAGCGCGGCATTCGCCCGGATCTGGTCACCGACCAGACCTCGGCGCATGACCCGGTCAACGGCTATTTGCCCCAGGGCTGGACCATGGAACAGTGGACCACGCAGCGGCAGGAGAACCCCGCCGCGGTCGAGGCCGCCGCCCGTGCGTCCATGCGTGTCCATGTGGAGGCCATGGCCGGCTTTGCCAAGGCCGGCGTACCGACCGTGGACTACGGCAACAACATCCGGCAGGTTGCCCTGGACCAGGGCTTTGACGACGCGTTCTGCTTTCCCGGATTTGTTCCGGCCTACATCCGGCCGCTGTTCTGTCGAGGCATTGGACCATTCCGCTGGGCGGCGCTCTCGGGCGATCCCGAAGACATCGCCAAAACAGACGCCAAAGTGCGCGAACTGCTACCGGACGACACGCACCTGCATCGCTGGCTGGACATGGCGGCCGAACGCATCGCGTTTCAAGGCCTGCCCGCCCGGATCTGCTGGGTGGGCCTGGGCGACCGGCACCGTATCGGTCTGGCCTTTAACGAAATGGTGCGTAACGGCGAACTGAAAGCACCGGTCGTCATCGGCCGTGACCACCTGGACTCGGGCTCGGTGGCCAGCCCGAATCGCGAAACCGAAGGCATGGCCGATGGTTCGGACGCCGTGTCCGATTGGCCGCTGCTCAACGCCTTGCTCAACACCGCGTCCGGTGCCACCTGGGTCAGCCTGCATCATGGGGGCGGCGTTGGTATGGGCTTTTCGCAGCATTCCGGCGTCGTCATCTGTTGTGACGGCACCGAAGCCGCCGACCGGCGCATTGACCGCGTGTTGTGGAACGACCCCGCCACGGGCGTGATGCGACACGCCGATGCCGGCTACGACATCGCCCGTGAATGCGCCCGAACGCAGGGGCTGGACCTTCCGAGTCTGGACCAACCGGGCTAA
- a CDS encoding sensor histidine kinase, with product MPRDTASPQDELIAQLRESEARFRGAFETAAIGMALVSLEGHWLDVNASLCEIVGYEREELLATDFQTITHPEDLDTDLSLLHQLLDGDIPSYRMEKRYFHKTGRLVWVLLSVSLVRGLDGQPVHFVSQIEDISKSKADQAALERKNQELEEFAAIVSHDLKAPLRGVRGFAQLLRLKLGDDLPREESDYLDMIDLSVERAGRMVDDLLALARISEAKDLEPVSMQAIVGTLLAELQPTLEDASARIDVDTSSLSDIWSHRTGVRQLMQNVLTNAIKFRDPARPLRIEITCREALNEAEFQISDNGLGIEPRHAERVFRPFERLHGEEIEGSGIGLAICKKVVEQAGGKIWIRPNEDQGTTIGFTLPTVDPSV from the coding sequence ATGCCAAGAGATACCGCCAGCCCGCAGGACGAACTCATCGCGCAGCTGCGTGAGAGCGAGGCGCGGTTTCGCGGTGCCTTCGAGACAGCGGCCATCGGCATGGCGCTGGTGTCGTTGGAGGGGCACTGGCTGGATGTGAATGCGTCATTGTGCGAGATCGTGGGCTACGAGCGCGAAGAGCTGCTTGCCACGGACTTCCAGACCATCACCCATCCCGAAGACCTGGACACCGACCTCAGCTTGCTGCACCAACTGCTGGACGGGGACATTCCGTCCTACCGGATGGAGAAGCGGTACTTTCACAAGACCGGTCGGCTGGTCTGGGTGCTGTTGAGTGTGTCGCTGGTTCGCGGTCTGGACGGCCAGCCCGTGCATTTCGTCTCGCAGATCGAGGACATCTCCAAGTCCAAGGCGGACCAGGCCGCGCTGGAGCGCAAGAACCAGGAACTGGAGGAGTTCGCCGCCATTGTCTCGCATGACCTCAAAGCCCCGCTGCGAGGGGTGCGGGGCTTCGCCCAGTTACTGCGGCTCAAGCTCGGCGATGACCTCCCGCGCGAAGAGTCGGACTACCTGGACATGATCGATTTAAGCGTGGAGCGAGCGGGCAGGATGGTGGATGACCTGCTCGCCCTGGCACGCATCAGTGAAGCCAAGGATCTGGAGCCGGTGAGCATGCAGGCGATTGTCGGCACGCTGTTGGCGGAGCTCCAGCCGACGCTGGAGGACGCCAGCGCCCGCATTGACGTCGATACGTCCTCACTGAGTGACATCTGGAGTCATCGAACCGGCGTTCGTCAGCTGATGCAAAACGTGTTGACCAACGCCATCAAATTCCGAGACCCGGCGCGTCCGCTGCGCATCGAAATCACCTGCCGCGAGGCGCTGAACGAAGCCGAGTTCCAGATTTCCGACAACGGACTTGGTATCGAGCCACGGCATGCCGAGCGTGTCTTTCGACCCTTCGAGCGATTGCATGGGGAAGAGATCGAGGGCTCCGGCATCGGGCTGGCCATCTGCAAAAAGGTGGTCGAACAGGCCGGCGGAAAGATCTGGATACGACCGAACGAAGATCAGGGCACAACCATTGGTTTTACATTGCCAACGGTGGACCCGAGCGTTTAG
- a CDS encoding OPT family oligopeptide transporter produces MSPARELTRRSVLTGMVLGAILTPCNVYSGLKIGWSFNMSIVAALLSYGFWNLAMAPLGARRWGLLENNINQTTASSAASIISGGLVAPIPALALLTGQTLPLQWLIVWVAVVSLLGVSVAVSMRRQLLVVEQLTFPAGVATAETVQQIYARGAEAAARVRMLVAALMVSGAVKLVETFSGWIRAWPLPFQLSGSGAMAGRTLGGGQLGFALDPSLLLVGFGAIIGLRAGLSLLIGAVLAWAVIAPVLLARQAVVLPAQDAAFWYPALVEWLLWPGVALMVSASLTAFGLAIWSRRRTPNQTAASRSAVDQPISRQAFWLAFAATLLLAVVAQVALFDIAIWVAVLAVLLAYALAVVAARVVGETGIPPIGALGKVSQLSFGVLAPANLTANLMTANVAGGAAGQCADLLNDLKTGHLVGATPRLQVTAQLFGILTGSVVGSLAYLALIPDPKAMLITAEWPAPAVVTWKAVAEVLSGGLSAVPDGALPAMGLAAALGVLLAIMRAMGPAVLSRLAPSAPAAGLAFVIPASNSISLFLGSMAAAVATAIAPAWSARFVIVLAAGLVAGESLVGVLVAFMRLAGAAG; encoded by the coding sequence GTGAGCCCCGCACGTGAACTCACCCGGCGCAGCGTGCTCACCGGCATGGTGCTGGGCGCGATCCTGACGCCGTGCAACGTCTATTCCGGTCTCAAGATCGGTTGGTCGTTCAACATGTCCATCGTCGCAGCGCTGCTGTCGTACGGATTTTGGAATCTGGCGATGGCGCCGCTGGGGGCCCGTCGCTGGGGATTGCTCGAAAACAACATCAATCAGACCACGGCCTCATCCGCGGCGTCGATCATTTCCGGCGGGCTGGTGGCCCCCATTCCCGCCCTGGCCTTACTCACGGGCCAGACATTGCCGTTGCAGTGGCTGATCGTCTGGGTCGCGGTGGTCAGTCTTCTGGGCGTGAGTGTTGCGGTCTCGATGCGCCGGCAGTTGCTGGTGGTCGAGCAGCTGACCTTCCCCGCTGGCGTGGCCACGGCAGAAACCGTCCAGCAAATTTACGCCCGTGGCGCCGAGGCGGCAGCCAGGGTGCGCATGCTGGTCGCCGCTTTGATGGTGTCCGGAGCGGTGAAGCTGGTGGAGACATTCAGCGGCTGGATTCGTGCCTGGCCGCTGCCGTTTCAACTCTCGGGCAGCGGCGCCATGGCGGGCCGGACTCTGGGCGGTGGCCAGCTAGGTTTCGCGCTGGACCCGTCGCTGCTCCTGGTGGGGTTTGGCGCCATCATCGGCTTGCGAGCCGGCCTGTCGTTATTGATCGGCGCGGTGCTGGCTTGGGCGGTCATCGCGCCCGTGCTGCTGGCACGCCAGGCCGTGGTCCTGCCGGCGCAAGACGCGGCGTTCTGGTATCCGGCACTGGTGGAGTGGCTGCTCTGGCCGGGTGTGGCGTTGATGGTTTCGGCGTCGCTCACGGCGTTCGGGCTGGCCATCTGGTCGCGCCGCCGGACACCCAACCAGACCGCCGCGTCACGGTCAGCGGTCGATCAGCCCATCTCCCGGCAGGCGTTCTGGCTGGCGTTCGCCGCGACGCTGCTGCTGGCAGTGGTCGCCCAGGTGGCCTTGTTCGATATCGCCATCTGGGTGGCCGTGTTGGCGGTGTTGCTGGCCTACGCCCTGGCCGTGGTGGCCGCGCGCGTCGTGGGCGAAACCGGCATCCCGCCCATCGGCGCCCTGGGCAAGGTGTCCCAACTGAGCTTTGGCGTATTGGCGCCGGCCAATCTGACGGCCAACCTGATGACGGCCAATGTGGCGGGTGGCGCGGCGGGTCAGTGCGCTGACCTGCTGAATGATCTCAAGACGGGTCATCTGGTTGGCGCCACACCGCGCCTTCAGGTCACGGCCCAGCTGTTCGGTATTCTGACCGGTAGCGTGGTGGGTTCGCTGGCCTACCTGGCGCTTATACCGGACCCGAAGGCCATGCTGATCACGGCCGAGTGGCCAGCACCCGCTGTGGTGACCTGGAAGGCCGTGGCCGAGGTCTTGTCCGGCGGTTTGTCAGCCGTACCGGATGGCGCCCTGCCAGCCATGGGCCTGGCGGCAGCGCTGGGCGTGCTGCTGGCGATCATGCGGGCGATGGGCCCAGCGGTGCTGAGTCGCCTGGCGCCGAGCGCGCCTGCGGCGGGTTTGGCGTTCGTGATTCCGGCGTCGAACTCGATCAGCTTGTTTCTGGGTTCGATGGCCGCCGCAGTGGCGACAGCCATCGCGCCAGCCTGGTCGGCACGGTTCGTCATCGTGCTGGCGGCTGGGCTGGTCGCCGGTGAATCATTGGTGGGCGTGCTGGTTGCCTTCATGCGTTTGGCAGGCGCGGCGGGCTGA
- a CDS encoding HIT domain-containing protein — protein MADFVLDTRLQEDSVEVGNLSLCNVRLMNDARYPWLILIPRVADVVEVHDLAEGAQTLLWREVTDTGRVLTRLYHADKLNVGALGNVVPQLHVHVIARNDGDSAWPGPVWGQGSARPYSRQALGDELDRLRSNLPVSWMMARS, from the coding sequence ATGGCTGACTTCGTGCTCGACACACGGCTACAGGAAGACTCGGTCGAAGTCGGCAACTTGTCGCTTTGCAACGTTCGGTTAATGAACGATGCCCGCTATCCCTGGCTTATCCTCATCCCGCGTGTGGCGGATGTTGTCGAGGTGCATGACCTCGCTGAGGGTGCTCAGACGTTGTTGTGGCGTGAGGTGACCGACACCGGTCGCGTACTGACTCGGCTCTACCACGCCGACAAACTCAATGTGGGTGCATTGGGGAATGTCGTGCCCCAGCTACATGTGCATGTCATCGCCCGTAACGATGGCGACAGCGCCTGGCCCGGGCCAGTCTGGGGTCAGGGGTCGGCACGGCCCTACTCGCGGCAGGCGCTGGGGGACGAGCTGGATCGCCTGCGATCCAATCTCCCCGTCAGCTGGATGATGGCGCGTTCCTAA
- a CDS encoding rubredoxin, with amino-acid sequence MSLKRWQCLVCDFVYDEAEGWPDEGIEPGTKWEDVPDDWTCPDCGASKADFEMIEID; translated from the coding sequence ATGAGCCTGAAACGCTGGCAGTGCTTGGTGTGCGATTTTGTCTATGACGAGGCCGAGGGGTGGCCGGACGAAGGCATTGAACCGGGGACCAAGTGGGAAGATGTCCCGGACGACTGGACCTGCCCGGACTGCGGCGCCAGCAAGGCCGATTTCGAAATGATCGAAATCGACTAA